In Miscanthus floridulus cultivar M001 chromosome 8, ASM1932011v1, whole genome shotgun sequence, the sequence CGCATTCTCCTTAGGGTAATACCACAAGTGCTGAACCTATAAGCAATCACTAGCAAGAATAGATAGCCTTGTAATAGCATTCTTATCAATCACAAGACTACATATGTAACTGCATGCTTAATTTCATCTCCTACTCATCGTTATCACAAAGGTGAGCCACTCTATGTCATGGTGTCAACCAACAAAGCAACCGCCACAGCATTTTCCTAGCGTTCCAGTTGTCCCATGCCGTTCTCTTTCCCGCGCTCCGGCGCACGCGCCGCGGTGATCACAGCTGTGACAGCTGCGTCATAGCTGTCTGCAGACGCCGCCGCGAACTCCGCCATGGCGCCAGTGACCACTGCCATGCCAGCACACAGCACCCGCCCAGCCATGCCCTCCATCCCGGTAGCCACGCCCGAGCACACTGACCCGACGCCAGCGACAAAGAAGTCCAGACCGTCTATCACTCGTGCCTCAGTGGCCGCGTCAACCGCGCGCCCCCACTCCATGCACACTAGGAACGCCGGCGGCAGCGGATGGCTGGGCCGCGCCGCGCTGCTGATGCCGAGGCATCGTCGCGCCCACGCGGCTAGTGCGCGCGCATAGGCGCGCTGCGCAAACAACCAGGTCTCCAGGGCTCCTCGCCAGGCCTGGATCTCGGATTCCAATGCCAAGGCAGCCGGTGGGGGAGTTGCAGCCTCTAGTGGACCAAGGGAGATGGCAGTGGCGGCCGAGGGGTGGTGCTGGAGGAAGAGAAGTTTGGCGTCCTCGATGGTTCGCTTCTGAACTTTGTGGCGTTCAGCCATGGAGCGCCACATCCGCGATAACCTGCATAACAAAAGGTCAGTTACTCAGTTCCAGTTGTGGTTATGCAGAATTATAGGCTATTTCCTTGATGGTACTTACCAGATTTTCAGTGTAAAAGACTAAGGTTTAAGGTATTCTGTCTGCTCAGCTATTATATAGTTATGATCGGTTGATACATGAGTAAACACAGTTTGATCAGAATACAGCTCTTTTGTTGCCTCTAGTTATGTTTCATTGTGTGATTTAAGTATGTTTCATTTTGTGTAATTTAAGTATGCTAATAGCAAAAGATTCTGTTTAGACTTCTAGACCTTGTAGTGTTCTGCTACGCAAATGAAGTTGACTTTGCAATGCAAGCCTGTCAGCAATGAGTTTATGTATATTGCCCTCCTTTTGATCTTTGAATCTTATGGTCTGTTTCTGCTTTCAGTTTACACTCTCAGAAAGGGTTTTAGAGCTTCCATGCAAAAAGTCTTTGTAAAATACTAACAGTTAAATGATTATTGTTAGATACACTACCCCCAAACTACTTGATTAATTTATAATAAGCCTTAAGATTGTTCTACCATTTCCCCCTTTGGTCAATACTCAATACACAGTTGATTCAAAAAAAAATACTCAATACACAGATGAGTTATTCATTTTTGTCATTTATCTATTCTTAAAAAAACACATTCCTTCAGATTACAAGCTGTTCATCTTACATTAACTGAAAACTTAGACGACGTCAATAGTAAACTTCAACTAACAGAAGTTGGGCGCTCTTAATTGGCTGTATTTACTATTTAGTCTTTATTATGGACATtttccacaacaacaacaacaacaaagcctttaagtcccaaacaagttggggtaggctagagttgaaacccatcagaagcaatcaaggttcaggcattaTGGACATTTTCCAACAATTAACATTTTATTTCTAACTTGTGTGGCTCCAAGAAAAAAATTTGAGTCATTTGCAAGTGATAATGGTACGTAGAAAATTTTCATTTGCAGAATCCCTAGGATGAACAGAACCATACCCTTGAATCAACTCCATAAGCTGAGGATGCAGTTCCTCATCCCTTAGAATTTCAATCCTTCTTGATATTGACTGAACTGTGTGTATTGACACCTTCAGCCGAGTATGCAAGCTTCTCAATGCTGCGCAAGTCTTATCAACAGAGGAAGGTTCTTCGCCTTTCACATCTTGGTTCCTCAAATGTGTCAACCTCTTCTCATACTCGATTCTTAACCGCTCACCTGCCTGCAAGTGACCAAAACAGTTATGACTTTCCCTTGCATTTGTCTACTGGTGTAAGTTCCTGACAAAGATCATACCTTTACTTCTTTGTATAATTTCTTCTCCCATGTATAAAGTCTATCTAAGGTCGAGTGGTGACTTCCAGACATGGTACTACAAGATTCTTCAGAGTAACAGCTGCTAGTCTCATTGTCATAGAGATCATCTATTGAGCTAGAGGGAGCAAGAAGGAAACGAGAAGATGATGAACGCGATGACGCAGAGCGCAAAAGTGCAACTGGGTTCAGCATCTTCGCTGCAATATACAATTGACAAGCTATGTTCAGTAAGTGTCAAATCTGGATCTTTAAAGTAATTTCAGTATTGGATCGTAAAAGCAGTACCAGAAAGATCGTTTGAGGTTGAGTACTGAACTCTACTTGCCTCCAACATTACTGAGATTTCCCGAGCAGCGTCACATATCCCCAAGAACTGACAGTCGATATCCTTCATGGCCTCAACCAAGCTTGCTGGCCTTCGATTCAGATATACTGTGAAACCAGGAGTTTCTTCTGCATTTGCTACTCTGTTTCTCATCAGT encodes:
- the LOC136472857 gene encoding protein ROLLING AND ERECT LEAF 2-like, with the protein product MGCAASRLEDEEAVKMCHDRRDFIKQALEQRNRFASSHIAYIESLKRVSMALQRFVAGDDQHELIFDTFISPVKQQKPEMLGLPYGSYEKRTIHVSRYLRSGPNPSVSVEEHPRPVETVRVESHYPMDNDSGMDRFLPMHSPVRSSSYYPPPYNRPSYPPPSAQEPVRNSSSYYMSYDRPSYAPSSPQEAMRTSYYGSYDRPSYPSTSPQEPQRNSYHVPYDRPSYPPPSPQEQESSPWDFFWNPFSSLDSFSYPRPRSSYDNVVTDDELARLQQVREEEGIPELEEEDDECQEHIQMHRKEEKEEHDNADDDEDDEEDDDEECEHSDECMVSNEGTCSVNFDANMKQETKGFESKGIQCTEAPEPRKTVELEIKAHKKELMRNRVANAEETPGFTVYLNRRPASLVEAMKDIDCQFLGICDAAREISVMLEASRVQYSTSNDLSAKMLNPVALLRSASSRSSSSRFLLAPSSSIDDLYDNETSSCYSEESCSTMSGSHHSTLDRLYTWEKKLYKEVKAGERLRIEYEKRLTHLRNQDVKGEEPSSVDKTCAALRSLHTRLKVSIHTVQSISRRIEILRDEELHPQLMELIQGLSRMWRSMAERHKVQKRTIEDAKLLFLQHHPSAATAISLGPLEAATPPPAALALESEIQAWRGALETWLFAQRAYARALAAWARRCLGISSAARPSHPLPPAFLVCMEWGRAVDAATEARVIDGLDFFVAGVGSVCSGVATGMEGMAGRVLCAGMAVVTGAMAEFAAASADSYDAAVTAVITAARAPERGKENGMGQLER